Genomic DNA from Peribacillus simplex NBRC 15720 = DSM 1321:
ATCTGCTTTCCGTTTATTAAGGATATTCGCGGTCGCTTTTTCGATATTTGCCACTCCTCTTTATGTAGCGGTGCTGACCTATCATTATGAACTGATTCCTAAAGATCTTTTGGAAACGATCGTCACTTCAAGGAACTTGATACCTTTTCAGCCTTTGATCGAAGCATTATTCTTGGAGATCTCCATTGAGTTATTACGTGAAGCGGCTGCCAGGCTGCCAACGAAGGTAGGCCAGACATTAGGTATCGTCGGCGGTATCGTTATCGGTCAAGCTGCCGTTGTAGCAGGTTTGACCAGTAATATCTTATTGATCATCGTTGCCCTCTCAGCACTGGCATCTTTTGTTACGCCTATTTATAAAATGGGTAATGCCATTAGGGTACTGCGGTTCCCCTTTTTAGTGGGGGCCCAAATTTGGGGGTTGCTGGGCATTACGATAGCGGCCGTGTTTTTGATGACCCACCTTATCAAATTAACGTCAATGGGACACCCGTACCTAGAACCGATATACCCATTTCGTATGCAAGATTGGAAAGATAGCTTTGTCCGGCTTCCTTTTAATTTTTTTAAATCCAGACCTGTAAATTTACGTCCTGATGATATATCCAGGCAGCCACAGCCAAAAAAAGCAAGAATCAAAAAAAATGATTTTAATGAATGATTAAAATGAGGGTCCTGTATGAACCAAGCTGGAGTTAATGAAAAGTATAAGGTATCCCCGTTCTATGTGTTTTTTTTAGTGCATTCCATGCAAACGGGAATAGGCGTTTTAAGTTTTCAAAGAGTTTTAGCGAAGACAACGGGAACAGATGGCTGGATTTCGATACTACTAGCCGGCCTGATCGTTCATATAATGATTTGGGTCATATATAAAATCTTCAGTATCGTCCCTGGTGACATCATTTCGGCCAATAATCATGCATTCGGAAAATGGATCGGGAATTTCTTCAGTCTATTATTCATTCTTTACTTTTTGATCATAGGGATGACTATCATGATTAGCTATATAAATGTCATACATGTATGGATGTTTGAAGAGGTAGGTTCCTGGGCGTTTACCTTGGTTTTCCTGATCCTGATTTATTATATAAATACGGGAGGGTTCCGTACAATTACGGGTATTACCTTTTTAAGCTCCATTTTGACTTACTGGCTTTTATTTGTCCTATTTTATGCCATGAAATACTCTGAATTCACCAATTTGCTCCCTGTTTTCCACCACACTCTATTGGATATATTGAAAGGAACAAGAAGTACTTCATTAACAATGCTTGGTTTTGAAATGATCGTGATGTTTTATCCGTTCATCAAAGATGCTAAAACTTCACAAAAATATGCTCATGGAGGGGCCTTAACAACAACCTTAATAACCGTATTCGTTTATTTAGTTTCAATTGTTTTTTATTCACAAAAACAGTTGGAACTGACTATATGGCCGACACTGACATTGACCAGTATTGTCGAATTGCCCTTTATTCAACGATTTGAATATATAGACGTTTCTTGGTGGGCCATCGTCATCATTCCCAACATGACCATTTCCTTGTGGGCTGCAAGCCGAGGTTTCAAGCGTTTATTCAATGTTCAGCAAAAGTATCCATTATGGGGAATGTCCATTATAATCCTGCTTACGAATATTTTTGTTTTTGATGTCGATTCACTATATATATTGCATAAAATCATCAATCCCTACGGCGCACTCTTTGTTGCTTTATACTTGCCTCTTCTTTTGGTCGTCATTTATATAAAGAAAATGAGGAAACGTTTATGAGAAAATTATTTCTTGTTATATTGGCTTTTCCCCTCCTTTGCAGCTGTGCCGAGCCAAGGGTGGTTGACGAAGTCAATATGTCCCAAGCCATTGGCTACGATATACTTAAGAATGATAATGTCGAAGGAATGTTCGTCATCCCTATCTTCCAACAGGACAAGATGGGTAAATATCAAATTTTAAGTGGAACATCGACGACAACGAGTGATGTCCAGGCTGTCGTTTCCAAAAAAGCGGATAAGCCGGTAATGCTAGGACAGACTCGCATCGTTTTATTTAGCGAGAAAATGGTTCATGAAATCGGAATAACAGAACTGACCGATTATCTCTACCGTGAGCCGCAACTTGGAAACAGAGTCATTTTGGCTGTCGTTGAAGGAAAGGTCAAGGATGTAATAAATACGAAAGCACCAAATACGAATGTGAATATTGGAATCTTTTTATCGGATTTGATTAATCAACAGAATGAAACAGGGAACGGACCGGATACTAACCTCCATCTTTTTTTAGGAAACGCTCTAGAAACTGGCGGCGATTCGTATCTTCCTTTAATTAAATTAATTAATAATGAAGTTGCGGTATCTGGAGTCGCCCTATTTCATGAAGATAAGATGGTCACGAAAGTTCGAACGGGTGATATGTTCATTTTTAAGACATTAGTTCAACATCATAGGCGGGGAGTATACAAATTCAAATTAAAAGACAAGAAGAGAAGCGATATCGTAGTGGAAAGTATCCGAAGCGGTTCAAGTTATGAAGTATCCGAATCAGAGAGTAGTCCCTCGATCACGATTAAGATCAAAATTAAAGGACAGATCAAGGAATCCATGCGAAGTGACAACCTTACCAATAGAAAGATGATAAAAAAAATTGAAAAGGATATGGAAGATGATTTAACCAGGCACGCAAACCGTCTTATTAAAGATTTTCAGAAAAAATCCCTTGACCCGATTGGCTTAAAGGAAAAATATCACGCCAAAAATAAAAAATTGACCTATGAACATTGGAAAAAGATTTATCCGAAGATGGACATTAATATAGAAACTACAGTTAACATCATCCAAACCGGGGTCTCTGAATAATTTAATAATAGGAATACTCCTTACATGCTGTCTGTAAGTAACCATACCACTAAACATATCTCTGAAATAGTAAACATAGGTTCCCTTTTTATCTGACATTTTCAGGAAAACACGCCTGTCCCAGGCTGTCGAGAAACCCTCGGCAGCCTTTAATAATTTCAATTCACTTCGATAAACCACCGCGATAATATAGTATTTTTCACGTATTATTATAAGGTTAGTGATCCTAATATTTAATACATTTGACAACTCACAAAACGAATTGGAATTTGTTTTAATTAATGACCTTTTCCCTCACAACCATCTTCACCGAAAAGAGGATCTGGAAGGCCCTAATTAGGATCACTTAATCAGTGGTTACTTATCTGGAATCCGTCCGAAAAGCAACTGGGACGAGAGATTCAAGTAATCCAAATACAAAAATCACCACTTAATATCGGTGCTTTCGCTCTCGGTTTGTAAAGTGTCAGGTGAAAACCAATCTTTGGATTCATTGGACACCGGAGGTTCGCTCCTGTGAAAGGACATCGGAGCTTGTATGTTTCTACCTTTTCGAACTAATCGTTCGCGCACTTTAAATGAAGGCGGATGTGCTGAATATTCTTCAGCTGATCGTAAAAACTACTCCCATATATTAAATATGCTACAAGATAGATTTCATCTTGCTGGTGAACATCTCAGTTATTTAACCGGATGATGGCAGGTGATTTTGAATCAGCCAGAAAGTATAAAAGAAGGTAGGGTCACTTCTTAAGAAAAAGAGTTATTAACCTATCGATGTTTTAATAAATAAAAGGAGCTGACTTTATGAAAAAAACTTTGAAATCAATCATCGCTACTTCTGTAATAGGTATAAGTGTATTCTTGGGATTCTCTTTTGCTTCCGCAGGTAGCGAAAAAGATGAATTGAACTCAGAAAAAGTGACCTTCTTTGGATCCCCAACTTCTGCGATTTCCAGTTCAGTTTCTGTACCTCAAAGTTA
This window encodes:
- a CDS encoding GerAB/ArcD/ProY family transporter, with the protein product MNQAGVNEKYKVSPFYVFFLVHSMQTGIGVLSFQRVLAKTTGTDGWISILLAGLIVHIMIWVIYKIFSIVPGDIISANNHAFGKWIGNFFSLLFILYFLIIGMTIMISYINVIHVWMFEEVGSWAFTLVFLILIYYINTGGFRTITGITFLSSILTYWLLFVLFYAMKYSEFTNLLPVFHHTLLDILKGTRSTSLTMLGFEMIVMFYPFIKDAKTSQKYAHGGALTTTLITVFVYLVSIVFYSQKQLELTIWPTLTLTSIVELPFIQRFEYIDVSWWAIVIIPNMTISLWAASRGFKRLFNVQQKYPLWGMSIIILLTNIFVFDVDSLYILHKIINPYGALFVALYLPLLLVVIYIKKMRKRL
- a CDS encoding Ger(x)C family spore germination protein, whose product is MRKLFLVILAFPLLCSCAEPRVVDEVNMSQAIGYDILKNDNVEGMFVIPIFQQDKMGKYQILSGTSTTTSDVQAVVSKKADKPVMLGQTRIVLFSEKMVHEIGITELTDYLYREPQLGNRVILAVVEGKVKDVINTKAPNTNVNIGIFLSDLINQQNETGNGPDTNLHLFLGNALETGGDSYLPLIKLINNEVAVSGVALFHEDKMVTKVRTGDMFIFKTLVQHHRRGVYKFKLKDKKRSDIVVESIRSGSSYEVSESESSPSITIKIKIKGQIKESMRSDNLTNRKMIKKIEKDMEDDLTRHANRLIKDFQKKSLDPIGLKEKYHAKNKKLTYEHWKKIYPKMDINIETTVNIIQTGVSE